A genomic region of Oryza glaberrima chromosome 1, OglaRS2, whole genome shotgun sequence contains the following coding sequences:
- the LOC127760154 gene encoding uncharacterized protein LOC127760154, with the protein MVWKAALAALLLFMVVAANGEVGHGGHAAVPLRRSLGLGWMTGLKGGPPTGMQPSSIRPAATGEGGRRLSSEGEKFIHTLPAFKRPPIPPTSN; encoded by the exons ATGGTGTGGAAAGCAGCATTGGCCGCtctgcttctgttcatggttgTGGCTGCCAACGGCGAGGTCGGCCATGGTGGccacgccgccgtgccgctcaGGCGAAGCCTGGGCCTGGGCTGGATGACCGGCTTGAAGGGTGGCCCGCCTACCGGCATGCAGCCATCATCAATCCGTCCTGCTGCAACTG GAGAAGGTGGGAGGCGTTTGAGCAGCGAAGGGGAGAAGTTCATCCACACGCTGCCGGCCTTCAAGCGACCGCCTATCCCACCGacgtctaattaa
- the LOC127775467 gene encoding putative F-box/kelch-repeat protein At5g24040, producing the protein MAPPLVSWSDGLPPEILLIVLAHLHCLADRVSFAAACRNWRSTSKLADAEADKPAPPPPPSRRHVPWLLAPSPVERPTITSLVSGLTRRISLPARLRGARFFGSYPCGWLAAVLTMCGEHLVANVHSGETVSLPSRVTCTRKTTTVAIIRAVALSAAPSSAGCLAAAFVCGTSNLAFCRVGGPGKSNVWTGMEVFPGTIDDMIFFEGRFHALTTCELMTVFSISPSPESDLPDGRVEICHRSFFMPMRIETVMPLLRESADMSRYLVVSRNKLLMVVRYYVTAATAAGVGVGVSHARTMLFKVLQMEKFCSHGGFWEEIEDMDGRVLFLSRCCSRAFEASEIHGFEGGSIYFLDDINFHLSLVIKDKADYPCADVGMYAISPTEDACAVFELR; encoded by the exons atggctccCCCGTTGGTCTCCTGGTCCGACGGCCTCCCGCCCGAGATACTCCTCATCGTGCTCGCCCACCTCCACTGCCTGGCCGACCGcgtctccttcgccgccgcctgccgcaaCTGGAGATCCACCAGCAAGCTCGCCGACGCGGAGGCCGAcaagccggcgccgccgccgccgccgtcgcggaggcATGTCCCATGGCTACTCGCCCCGTCGCCCGTCGAGAGGCCCACCATCACCAGCCTCGTCTCGGGCCTCACGCGCCGGATCTCCCTCCCGGCCCGCCTCCGCGGCGCCCGCTTCTTCGGCTCCTACCCCTGCGGCtggctcgccgccgtgctcaccATGTGCGGCGAGCACCTCGTCGCCAACGTCCACTCCGGCGAGACGGTGTCACTCCCCAGCAGG GTGACGTGCACCAGGAAGACCACGACCGTGGCGATCATCCGCGCCGTGGCCCTGtcggcggcgccgagctcgGCGGGCTGCCTCGCCGCGGCGTTCGTCTGCGGCACCTCCAACCTCGCCTTCTGCCGCGTGGGAGGCCCGGGCAAGAGCAATGTCTGGACGGGGATGGAGGTGTTCCCCGGCACGATCGACGACATGATCTTCTTCGAGGGACGGTTCCACGCGCTCACCACCTGCGAGCTCATGACGGTGTTCTCGATCTCGCCATCGCCGGAATCCGATCTGCCCGACGGCCGCGTCGAGATCTGCCATCGATCCTTCTTCATGCCGATGCGGATCGAGACCGTGATGCCCCTCCTCCGCGAGTCCGCCGACATGTCGCGCTACCTCGTCGTGTCCCGGAACAAGCTCCTCATGGTGGTGCGCTACTACgtgaccgccgccaccgccgccggcgtcggcgtcggcgtcagcCACGCGCGCACGATGCTGTTCAAGGTATTACAAATGGAGAAATTCTGCTCGCACGGAGGATTCTGGGAGGAGATCGAGGACATGGATGGCAGGGTGCTCTTTCTTTCCCGATGCTGCTCTAGGGCTTTCGAGGCTTCGGAGATCCATGGATTCGAAGGTGGCAGCATCTACTTCCTGGATGACATCAACTTCCATTTGTCACTGGTGATCAAGGACAAGGCCGACTACCCGTGCGCCGACGTCGGCATGTACGCGATCTCACCAACCGAGGATGCAT GTGCTGTGTTTGAGCTCAGATGA